The following are encoded in a window of Rubellicoccus peritrichatus genomic DNA:
- a CDS encoding BACON domain-containing protein: protein MMRLLTPYKKTYKGIFVILLLQVSIHVYGQGTILPGGARDIGLAGAAYEHPRLYFGQSDKAAMLARRTGSAYYSAVAAPRITSTVNAANSTYDALADIDLTTPDWTFIESTFVASEGRNQSWGIASTEAWLTDDDALKDQMIKIITNYARIILYAKDLADGVYASNVVSSSFYSTVQSVFYRNDLIDSIYYGDWSVTEQWIFGGAGLALSYDVLYNDMTDAERDVVRAALAVATTDRYSYGANMPKGRAISNHYGYHGEMAVMLLAIKDETGFDAGSFSRIRQVLLDYWEIGLTPEGICHEDTYGPNLGFREGMRGLMALARNDADDNIFITDKLKKFANATAQQIEPREGGYLMGGASGTDLGNHPTSVAHIYPTSLILLKYFLPNDPVADYIWRWVIGDNHSNVIKVQSVSEYCMFGLDVNSSFSTLNTLEGSGLPLTQFYPRRGKLITRSDWSQDALYFQLDARPDAFMIGHDKVDRGNFYLTALNEPWAVNPPWNVARDSQYQSLVHIDGLAQPWKAASVDFLEHSDDGQYVKAASDLSYAYSWQWSPPWPNSGTSYPAPWEQELSDPRDLGWPDDPSWLPSKIHGETGIGYIGSYMHRQPYNPVVKVFRSSLMARGVNPYLLMIDDVQKDNTSHDYRWQMALPDDVQIDSQSGRDIILGRSADPAGAKLLVRIVEAVDTTGVTPTTITASLSTTALTNYDSNVLQFSVNSISPKFKVLLFPYQPGVTLPTTSLAGDVLTIGLPDGSTDLLVFSEDSDGRTLVDVNGTPPAFSLGSSSVVSSGIMGEPLAPQNHSVILTNNQAAPLDWSTSLDQSWLHVTPSSGTLGVGENIALSVSFLPAVSSLSIGEHIAEIQIQDTPNTLTRTVNVGVTWEPVPPDSVPTEVFSGGDTVDLDFKQITFVPNGSDYVVMTDTITSLPYTHVSNDALENPRDDSFWTQNPAWTSAPVIGGTSVSTIHIGSNGLITFEAGSGTYTESVTTHFSRRQLSPLWDDLSPNQSGTVYYKFIAGDRAVITYEDVPEFSAGNDNTVQVEIFDDGSNIIRFSYLRVDANDAVVGVSGGTGTPDGWSDNEIDFTGQYGLPVLTMATPDAETAELASSLDRSLTVLQLDRAVSYTVPVRLRWSGSAEIDEISGYDGGVVNIAAGLTETQLMIEANDDSLPEGTESFTLTPLDDPHYKIASGQSSLITVIDVPMDAWRLANGQIGVDLFSDDDMDGMELIAEYALGGDLSGTQETYTFDLATGEIVLSNLPVPEDVQLDLEWSLNLVEWSSDGVTRTESGFVVSGASGERLFFRFTVTP, encoded by the coding sequence CGAACCGGTTCAGCATATTACTCCGCTGTGGCAGCACCACGAATTACTAGTACGGTTAATGCGGCTAACAGCACTTATGATGCTCTGGCCGATATCGATTTGACGACTCCGGATTGGACTTTCATCGAAAGCACATTTGTTGCGAGTGAAGGCCGCAATCAATCCTGGGGTATTGCGAGTACGGAAGCTTGGCTGACGGATGACGATGCTTTGAAGGATCAGATGATCAAGATTATTACCAATTATGCGCGAATCATCCTCTATGCAAAAGACCTGGCCGATGGAGTCTATGCATCCAATGTGGTGAGCAGTAGTTTTTATTCCACTGTGCAAAGTGTCTTTTACCGAAATGATCTGATTGACTCAATCTACTATGGTGATTGGAGCGTGACTGAGCAATGGATATTCGGAGGTGCGGGTTTGGCGCTATCCTATGATGTGCTCTACAACGACATGACGGATGCAGAGCGTGATGTCGTGCGTGCGGCGCTTGCCGTTGCTACAACAGATCGTTATTCTTATGGAGCAAACATGCCCAAGGGGCGTGCGATCAGTAATCACTACGGTTATCACGGAGAGATGGCTGTGATGCTGTTGGCCATAAAAGACGAAACGGGTTTCGATGCCGGTTCTTTCAGCAGGATTCGCCAAGTACTCCTTGATTACTGGGAAATTGGCCTGACGCCCGAAGGGATTTGCCATGAAGATACTTATGGGCCGAACCTTGGGTTTCGGGAAGGGATGCGAGGTTTGATGGCTCTGGCACGTAATGACGCAGATGATAATATATTCATTACAGATAAATTAAAAAAGTTTGCCAATGCTACTGCTCAGCAGATTGAACCGCGCGAAGGAGGATACCTCATGGGTGGTGCATCCGGTACTGACTTGGGCAATCATCCGACGTCTGTTGCGCACATTTATCCCACTAGCTTGATTTTACTGAAATACTTTCTCCCCAATGACCCCGTTGCTGATTATATCTGGCGTTGGGTGATTGGAGACAATCATTCCAATGTTATAAAGGTTCAAAGTGTCTCTGAATATTGTATGTTTGGATTGGACGTGAACAGCTCATTTTCCACGCTCAATACCCTTGAAGGCTCCGGGTTGCCGCTGACACAGTTCTACCCACGGCGTGGCAAATTAATCACACGCAGTGACTGGTCGCAGGATGCACTTTATTTTCAACTGGATGCGCGCCCTGATGCTTTCATGATTGGGCATGATAAAGTAGACCGAGGAAACTTTTACCTGACTGCTCTGAACGAACCTTGGGCGGTAAATCCTCCTTGGAATGTTGCGCGTGACAGTCAATATCAGTCTCTTGTTCATATTGATGGCCTTGCTCAGCCCTGGAAGGCTGCAAGTGTGGACTTTCTGGAGCATAGTGACGACGGCCAGTATGTGAAAGCGGCAAGTGATCTGTCTTACGCTTACTCGTGGCAATGGAGCCCTCCATGGCCAAACTCAGGCACCAGTTATCCTGCTCCCTGGGAACAGGAACTTTCTGATCCGCGCGATCTCGGCTGGCCGGATGATCCAAGTTGGTTGCCCAGCAAAATACATGGTGAGACAGGCATTGGCTACATTGGAAGCTACATGCACCGCCAACCCTATAACCCTGTTGTCAAAGTCTTTCGCTCATCCTTGATGGCGCGTGGAGTGAATCCATATCTATTGATGATTGACGATGTGCAGAAGGACAACACATCGCACGACTATCGATGGCAGATGGCACTTCCTGATGATGTGCAGATCGATTCGCAAAGTGGTCGCGATATAATCCTAGGACGAAGTGCTGACCCTGCTGGTGCAAAACTCCTTGTTCGCATTGTGGAGGCAGTCGATACGACAGGTGTCACTCCGACAACAATCACGGCGTCATTGAGCACCACAGCATTGACTAACTATGATTCCAATGTGCTCCAGTTCAGTGTGAACTCAATTTCGCCAAAGTTTAAGGTTTTACTTTTTCCATATCAGCCTGGCGTAACTCTGCCGACGACGAGTCTGGCAGGCGATGTTTTGACGATCGGACTTCCTGATGGCTCCACCGATTTGCTTGTCTTCAGCGAAGATTCCGATGGACGGACACTTGTGGATGTCAACGGAACTCCTCCAGCCTTTTCGCTTGGTTCCTCTTCGGTCGTGTCATCAGGGATTATGGGCGAGCCGCTTGCGCCACAGAATCACTCGGTTATCTTAACAAATAATCAGGCAGCGCCACTTGATTGGTCTACTTCATTGGATCAGAGTTGGCTGCATGTCACGCCTTCCAGTGGAACGCTTGGTGTGGGGGAGAACATTGCTTTGAGTGTTTCTTTTCTTCCTGCGGTTTCGTCTTTGTCGATTGGTGAACACATCGCTGAAATACAAATACAGGATACACCTAATACGCTTACTCGAACCGTGAATGTTGGCGTGACGTGGGAGCCAGTTCCGCCGGATAGTGTGCCTACTGAAGTTTTCTCTGGAGGAGATACGGTCGATCTTGATTTCAAGCAGATCACCTTTGTCCCGAATGGCAGTGATTACGTTGTTATGACGGATACGATCACGTCATTACCTTATACTCATGTGTCTAACGATGCCCTGGAAAATCCACGGGATGACTCGTTTTGGACGCAGAATCCGGCGTGGACATCGGCTCCGGTAATTGGCGGAACCAGTGTGTCCACTATTCATATCGGTTCCAATGGTTTGATTACTTTTGAGGCTGGCTCCGGAACTTATACGGAGAGTGTTACTACGCACTTTTCAAGAAGACAACTGAGTCCACTGTGGGATGATCTCAGCCCAAATCAATCCGGCACGGTTTACTATAAATTCATAGCTGGTGATCGCGCAGTTATTACTTATGAGGATGTGCCGGAGTTTAGTGCTGGTAATGATAATACCGTGCAGGTCGAAATCTTTGATGATGGTTCCAATATCATTCGCTTCAGCTATCTCCGGGTTGATGCCAACGATGCAGTCGTTGGAGTGTCCGGAGGCACAGGAACGCCAGATGGTTGGTCAGACAATGAAATCGATTTTACTGGGCAATACGGCCTTCCGGTTCTGACTATGGCGACACCGGATGCAGAGACTGCGGAGTTGGCGTCTTCACTTGATCGGAGTTTGACGGTCCTTCAGTTGGATCGCGCTGTTTCCTATACTGTTCCGGTGAGGCTTCGATGGTCCGGCTCGGCTGAAATAGATGAGATTTCAGGATATGATGGAGGAGTCGTGAATATTGCAGCTGGCTTGACTGAAACTCAACTGATGATTGAGGCAAATGATGACAGCTTACCCGAAGGCACGGAAAGTTTTACCCTTACGCCGTTGGATGATCCTCACTACAAGATCGCATCCGGGCAGTCTTCTTTGATCACGGTAATTGATGTTCCGATGGATGCCTGGCGTTTGGCCAATGGTCAAATTGGAGTAGACCTGTTCTCAGATGACGACATGGATGGAATGGAACTCATTGCAGAATATGCCTTGGGGGGAGATCTTTCCGGAACACAAGAGACTTATACTTTTGATTTGGCGACAGGCGAAATCGTTCTCAGCAACTTGCCAGTCCCTGAGGACGTTCAACTGGACCTCGAATGGTCGCTTAATCTTGTTGAATGGAGTTCGGATGGCGTCACTCGCACCGAGAGCGGGTTTGTTGTTTCCGGGGCATCGGGAGAACGGCTGTTT